A genomic window from Micromonospora sp. WMMA1947 includes:
- a CDS encoding ABC transporter permease subunit has protein sequence MIRLTLRQFRLPALAGAVLLVLAAAYLLRLGTDIRAVPDPARLPGRYGQTMLFLAGGFALVPALIGAFWGAPLVARELEQGTHRLVWNQSVPRRRWLAVKLAVLSAAAALVAGLLGALLTWAASPVDRVAGDRFSTVLFGARGVAPVGYAVFGLVLGVVAGLLLRRTLPAMAVVFLAVVVVQLAVPNLLRPHYLPPERVTVPMTAEAVNRARNLGSITGSPVVGGLDVPGAWVTDISPLRTADGRQLSDAAFGTCFREPPRTGATGTFGDTAVCLGALDLHVDMAYQPNRRFWAFQWIELALHLGAAGLLAALGLWHVRRRAG, from the coding sequence GTGATCCGGCTGACGCTGCGGCAGTTCCGCCTCCCGGCGCTCGCCGGCGCGGTCCTGCTGGTGCTGGCCGCCGCCTACCTGCTGCGCCTCGGCACGGACATCCGGGCCGTACCGGATCCGGCCCGGCTGCCCGGCCGGTACGGGCAGACGATGCTGTTCCTCGCCGGCGGGTTCGCGCTGGTGCCCGCGCTGATCGGCGCGTTCTGGGGCGCGCCGCTGGTGGCCCGGGAACTGGAACAGGGCACGCACCGGCTGGTGTGGAACCAGAGCGTGCCGCGCCGCCGCTGGCTGGCGGTCAAGCTCGCCGTGCTGTCGGCCGCCGCCGCGCTCGTCGCCGGGCTGCTCGGCGCGCTGCTGACCTGGGCGGCCTCGCCCGTCGACCGGGTCGCGGGCGACCGGTTCAGCACCGTGCTGTTCGGCGCGCGGGGCGTCGCGCCGGTCGGGTACGCCGTGTTCGGCCTCGTCCTCGGCGTGGTGGCCGGGCTGCTGCTGCGCCGCACCCTGCCGGCCATGGCGGTGGTGTTCCTGGCCGTGGTCGTGGTGCAGCTGGCGGTGCCGAACCTGCTGCGCCCGCACTACCTGCCGCCGGAGCGGGTCACCGTGCCGATGACCGCGGAGGCGGTCAACCGGGCCCGCAACCTGGGCAGCATCACCGGCTCACCGGTCGTCGGCGGGCTGGACGTACCGGGTGCGTGGGTCACCGACATCAGCCCGCTGCGTACCGCCGACGGGCGGCAGCTCTCCGACGCCGCGTTCGGCACCTGTTTCCGCGAGCCGCCGCGCACCGGCGCCACCGGCACGTTCGGTGACACGGCGGTCTGTCTCGGCGCGCTCGACCTGCACGTGGACATGGCCTACCAGCCGAACCGCCGGTTCTGGGCGTTCCAGTGGATCGAGCTGGCGCTCCACCTCGGCGCGGCCGGTCTGCTGGCGGCGCTCGGCCTGTGGCACGTACGGAGACGGGCCGGCTGA
- a CDS encoding alpha/beta hydrolase: protein MSTAIAGFDYQRVPVAEGVALNVAVGGTGSPVVLLHGFPQTHLMWRHVAADLAGEHTVICPDLRGYGTSDKPAADTEDTYSKRTMAADVVALARALGHERFALAGHDRGALVAVRAGLDHPDAVTHLASLDVLPTLDMWDVLHGVSASVAFHLYLMAQPPGLPEQMIAASADAFFGHFLDAWAGDPAAMPAEVRAEYLRASREAVDSIVADYRASAGIDVAHDRADRDAGRRLTMPVTVIQQDWGAALGYDAAAVWRAWAPDLEHRTTTAGHFMAEEAPGEITEALRALLKR from the coding sequence ATGAGCACCGCCATCGCGGGATTCGACTACCAGCGCGTTCCGGTCGCCGAGGGTGTGGCGCTGAACGTGGCGGTGGGAGGCACCGGCAGCCCGGTCGTGCTGCTGCACGGCTTCCCGCAGACCCACCTGATGTGGCGGCACGTCGCCGCCGACCTGGCGGGCGAGCACACGGTGATCTGCCCGGACCTGCGCGGCTACGGCACCAGCGACAAGCCGGCCGCGGACACCGAGGACACGTACAGCAAGCGGACAATGGCCGCCGACGTGGTGGCGCTGGCCCGCGCGCTCGGCCACGAGCGGTTCGCGCTCGCCGGGCACGACCGGGGTGCCCTGGTCGCGGTCCGGGCCGGCCTGGACCACCCGGACGCGGTCACCCACCTGGCGTCGCTTGATGTCCTGCCGACCCTCGACATGTGGGACGTGCTGCACGGCGTGTCCGCGTCTGTAGCGTTCCACCTCTACCTGATGGCCCAGCCGCCCGGCCTGCCCGAGCAGATGATCGCGGCCAGCGCCGACGCGTTCTTCGGGCACTTCCTCGACGCCTGGGCCGGTGACCCGGCGGCCATGCCGGCCGAGGTGCGCGCCGAGTACCTGCGGGCCTCCCGCGAGGCAGTCGACTCGATCGTCGCCGACTACCGGGCGTCGGCCGGGATCGACGTGGCGCACGACCGGGCGGACCGGGACGCCGGCCGGCGGCTGACCATGCCGGTCACCGTCATCCAGCAGGACTGGGGCGCCGCGCTCGGCTACGACGCGGCGGCGGTGTGGCGGGCGTGGGCACCGGACCTGGAGCACCGCACCACGACGGCCGGGCACTTCATGGCCGAGGAGGCGCCGGGCGAGATCACCGAGGCGCTGCGCGCGCTGCTGAAGCGCTAG
- a CDS encoding BTAD domain-containing putative transcriptional regulator — protein sequence MPVGFGVLGPVTAWDDAGEPVDLKGPRHRAVLARLVAARGRTVPVGQIVDDLWDDPPAGAVGAVRTFVAALRRRLEPHRPPREPARLLVTDGPGYALRADPDTVDAWRFEDAVAAVADALPRAALDRLDEALGWWRGPAYADFDQPWAHAERARLDQIRLTAVERRAEALLALDRAADAVPDLDAHVAAHPWREDGWALLASALYRAGRQADALAVLRRARDLLRDQLGLDPGARLRRLETDLLRQAEPEPTGPARVWAETAAAYERSVVPGARARLESTVGLLRSLAVTGPGGLEAARDQREAAITAAEQLGDPEFTARVIGGYDVPAIWTRSDDPAQAARVVAAAQRALAGLGPEAPETTRARLLATVAIESRGTASPGPAQAAREAEAIARRVADPALLAQALNGVYMQTFHRAGLAAERDAIGAELVALAARHGLPTVEILGHLIRVQARGALADFTAADAHADAADRLAARHESPLVGVFTGGYRAMRTAATGAAYPDAEAAYRSWATGLAGCGMPGVERGLLPLALLCLRVWHDRPADFPAGTDWGPYAPWVRPLLLLADGRRDEAARALRRIPAPPRDLLLEALWCLIARAAVSLDDRDAMLRARSALAPAAGELAGAGSGLLTVGPVAAHLDRLHAALGVTGGQDRP from the coding sequence GTGCCTGTCGGTTTCGGTGTGCTGGGTCCGGTCACGGCCTGGGACGACGCGGGCGAGCCGGTCGACCTGAAGGGGCCCCGGCACCGGGCCGTGCTGGCGCGGCTGGTCGCCGCCCGGGGCCGGACCGTGCCGGTCGGGCAGATCGTCGACGACCTGTGGGACGACCCGCCGGCCGGTGCGGTGGGCGCGGTCCGCACGTTCGTCGCGGCGCTGCGCCGCCGCCTGGAACCGCACCGTCCGCCCCGCGAGCCGGCCCGGCTGCTGGTCACCGACGGACCGGGGTACGCGCTGCGCGCCGACCCGGACACCGTCGACGCCTGGCGGTTCGAGGACGCCGTCGCCGCCGTCGCCGACGCGCTGCCCCGCGCGGCGCTAGACCGGCTCGACGAGGCGCTGGGCTGGTGGCGCGGCCCCGCGTACGCCGACTTCGACCAGCCGTGGGCGCACGCCGAACGTGCCCGGCTCGACCAGATCCGGCTCACCGCCGTCGAGCGGCGGGCCGAGGCGCTGCTGGCGCTGGACCGGGCCGCCGACGCCGTACCGGATCTCGACGCGCACGTCGCGGCGCACCCGTGGCGGGAGGACGGGTGGGCGCTGCTGGCGTCGGCGCTCTACCGGGCCGGGCGGCAGGCCGACGCGCTCGCCGTGCTGCGCCGGGCCCGGGACCTGCTGCGCGACCAGCTCGGCCTGGACCCCGGAGCGCGGCTGCGGCGGCTGGAGACCGACCTGCTGCGCCAGGCCGAACCCGAACCGACCGGCCCGGCGCGGGTGTGGGCGGAGACCGCGGCGGCGTACGAGCGCAGTGTGGTGCCCGGAGCGCGGGCCCGGCTGGAGTCGACAGTCGGGCTGCTGCGCAGCCTCGCGGTGACCGGGCCGGGCGGACTGGAGGCCGCCCGGGACCAGCGCGAGGCGGCCATCACCGCGGCCGAGCAACTGGGCGACCCGGAGTTCACCGCGCGGGTGATCGGCGGGTACGACGTACCCGCGATCTGGACCCGCTCCGACGACCCGGCGCAGGCCGCCCGGGTCGTCGCGGCGGCGCAGCGGGCGCTCGCCGGCCTGGGCCCTGAAGCGCCGGAGACGACCCGCGCCCGGCTGCTGGCCACCGTCGCGATCGAGTCCCGAGGTACGGCGTCGCCGGGCCCGGCGCAAGCCGCGCGGGAGGCGGAGGCGATCGCCCGGCGCGTCGCCGACCCGGCGCTGCTGGCCCAGGCGCTCAACGGCGTGTACATGCAGACGTTCCACCGGGCCGGGCTGGCCGCCGAGCGGGACGCGATCGGCGCCGAACTGGTCGCCCTGGCCGCCCGCCACGGGCTGCCCACAGTGGAGATCCTCGGGCACCTGATCCGGGTGCAGGCGCGCGGCGCGCTCGCCGACTTCACCGCCGCCGACGCGCACGCCGACGCGGCGGACCGGCTCGCCGCCCGGCACGAGAGCCCCCTGGTGGGCGTGTTCACCGGCGGCTACCGGGCCATGCGGACCGCCGCCACCGGCGCCGCGTACCCGGACGCGGAGGCGGCGTACCGGTCCTGGGCGACCGGGCTGGCCGGGTGTGGGATGCCCGGCGTGGAACGCGGGCTGCTGCCGCTGGCGCTGCTCTGCCTGCGGGTGTGGCACGACCGGCCCGCCGACTTCCCGGCCGGCACCGACTGGGGCCCGTACGCGCCCTGGGTCCGCCCGCTGCTCCTGCTCGCCGACGGCCGCCGCGACGAAGCCGCGAGAGCGTTGCGGCGCATCCCGGCCCCGCCGCGTGACCTGCTGCTGGAGGCGCTGTGGTGCCTCATCGCGCGGGCCGCTGTGTCGCTGGACGACCGGGACGCGATGCTCCGGGCGCGGAGCGCGCTCGCCCCGGCGGCGGGAGAGCTGGCCGGGGCGGGCAGCGGCCTGCTCACTGTCGGGCCGGTCGCCGCGCATCTGGACCGGCTCCACGCCGCACTCGGGGTGACCGGCGGTCAGGACCGTCCATGA
- a CDS encoding pyridoxal-dependent decarboxylase → MDELRHLLRRAADHAADYRLSLPDRPVGVPVDQAALTTAFAGPLPDAPTPPGQVLADLVAAAEPGLVATAGPRYFGFVVGGASPAATAADMLAVGWDQLAFNAVTSPAAVAAETAAGTWLKELLGIPATASVGFVTGAQAANTAGLAAARHQVLTDAGWDVERRGLSGAPAVRVFAGAERHATIDRSLRLLGLGADALRPVPTGPQGAIDPHALAAALRDAGPGPTIVCLQAGNVNTGACDDLRRACDLVHRYGGWAHVDGAFGLWAAASPATRHLVDGLEAADSWACDGHKWLNLPYDTAFAFCARPDAHAAAMSLAAAYLVGSGGVPAGADLTAESSRRARGFAVWAGLRELGRDGVAALVERCCALARRFADGLGAAGFEVVNEVVLNQVLVGFGDDARTDRVVAAAQADGTCWVGGTTWRGRRLMRISVSNAITTEADVDRSVAAITRLAR, encoded by the coding sequence ATGGACGAGCTGAGGCACCTGCTCCGGCGCGCCGCCGACCACGCGGCCGACTACCGGCTGTCACTGCCGGACCGGCCGGTCGGCGTACCCGTCGACCAGGCCGCGCTGACCACGGCGTTCGCCGGCCCGCTGCCGGACGCGCCCACCCCGCCCGGGCAGGTCCTCGCCGACCTGGTGGCCGCCGCCGAACCCGGCCTGGTGGCCACCGCCGGGCCGCGCTACTTCGGCTTCGTCGTCGGCGGCGCCTCCCCCGCCGCCACCGCCGCGGACATGCTGGCCGTCGGCTGGGACCAGCTCGCGTTCAACGCGGTCACCTCCCCCGCCGCCGTGGCCGCCGAGACGGCAGCCGGCACCTGGCTCAAGGAGCTGCTGGGCATCCCGGCGACCGCATCGGTCGGCTTCGTCACCGGCGCGCAGGCCGCGAACACCGCCGGGCTCGCCGCCGCCCGCCACCAGGTGCTCACCGACGCCGGTTGGGACGTGGAACGGCGCGGCCTGTCCGGCGCACCTGCGGTACGCGTGTTCGCCGGGGCTGAGCGGCACGCCACCATCGACAGGTCGCTGCGCCTGCTCGGCCTCGGCGCCGACGCGCTGCGCCCGGTGCCGACCGGCCCGCAGGGCGCCATCGACCCGCACGCCCTCGCCGCGGCGCTGCGCGACGCCGGTCCCGGCCCGACCATCGTGTGCCTGCAGGCGGGCAACGTGAACACCGGCGCGTGCGACGACCTGCGCCGCGCCTGCGACCTGGTCCACCGGTACGGCGGCTGGGCGCACGTGGACGGCGCCTTCGGGCTGTGGGCGGCTGCCAGTCCCGCCACCCGGCACCTGGTCGACGGGTTGGAGGCGGCCGACTCGTGGGCCTGCGACGGTCACAAGTGGCTGAACCTGCCGTACGACACCGCGTTCGCGTTCTGCGCCCGGCCCGACGCGCACGCGGCAGCCATGTCGCTCGCGGCCGCGTACCTCGTGGGTTCCGGTGGGGTGCCCGCGGGCGCCGATCTGACCGCGGAGTCCTCCCGGCGCGCCCGTGGCTTCGCGGTCTGGGCCGGCCTGCGGGAGCTGGGCCGCGACGGCGTCGCCGCGCTCGTCGAACGGTGCTGCGCGCTGGCCCGGCGATTCGCCGACGGGCTGGGCGCGGCCGGGTTCGAGGTGGTCAACGAGGTGGTGCTCAACCAGGTGCTGGTCGGGTTCGGCGACGACGCGCGCACCGACCGGGTGGTGGCCGCGGCGCAGGCCGACGGGACGTGCTGGGTGGGCGGGACGACGTGGCGGGGACGGCGGCTGATGCGGATCTCGGTGTCGAACGCGATCACGACGGAGGCGGACGTGGACCGGTCGGTGGCGGCCATCACGCGGCTGGCCCGCTGA